From one Basilea psittacipulmonis DSM 24701 genomic stretch:
- the thiC gene encoding phosphomethylpyrimidine synthase ThiC — protein MSKKDLYVSSELASLSQEIGISFKYPQSQKHYRQGSRPDIKVPYRLISQSPTVTQDGQTLENPPIPVYDTSGYYGDAEAKIDLKAGLPKIREQWIEDRGDTEKLSGLSSEYGRQRAFDPKTEHLRFNHITRPRRAKPGKNVTQMHYARQGIITPEMEYVALREQMNLSEIYRDPRYASLIKQHPGEDFGASIPKHPDEITPEFVRQEVAAGRAIIPANINHSELEPMIIGRNFSVKINGNLGNSAVTSSLTQEVEKMVWSLRWGADTIMDLSTGANIHETREWIIRNAPVPIGTVPIYQALEKVGGIAQDLSWPLFRDTLIEQAEQGVDYFTIHAGVRLAYVPLTADRVTGIVSRGGSIMAKWCLSHHQENFLYTHFDEICEIMKAYDVAFSLGDGLRPGCIADSNDEAQFGELYTLGELTKKAWEHDVQVMIEGPGHVPLQRVKANVDKELAHCYEAPFYTLGPLVTDIAPAYDHITSAIGATNIAWYGTAMLCYVTPKEHLGLPDKEDVRTGIITYKVAAHAADLAKAWPGSQIRDNALSKARFEFRWRDQFNLSLDPEKAESYHDETLPAEGAKIAHFCSMCGPKFCSMKITQEVRDYANQQAGMQEKSVEFVKKGAKLYQ, from the coding sequence ATGTCAAAAAAAGATTTGTATGTATCGTCTGAATTAGCGTCTTTAAGCCAAGAGATTGGTATCAGTTTTAAGTATCCACAATCGCAGAAACATTATCGTCAGGGAAGTCGCCCAGATATTAAAGTGCCTTATCGTCTTATTTCCCAAAGTCCAACGGTGACTCAAGACGGTCAGACATTAGAAAACCCGCCTATTCCTGTTTATGACACCAGTGGTTATTATGGTGATGCGGAAGCAAAAATTGATTTAAAAGCTGGGTTGCCTAAAATCCGTGAACAATGGATTGAAGATAGAGGGGATACTGAGAAGCTATCTGGATTAAGTAGTGAATACGGGCGACAAAGAGCTTTTGACCCAAAAACAGAACATCTTCGATTTAATCATATTACGCGTCCACGTCGTGCTAAGCCTGGCAAAAATGTGACGCAAATGCATTACGCTCGTCAAGGAATTATTACGCCTGAGATGGAGTATGTGGCGTTACGAGAGCAGATGAATTTATCTGAAATTTATCGAGATCCGCGATATGCCTCGCTCATTAAACAGCATCCAGGTGAGGATTTTGGGGCAAGCATACCCAAACATCCAGATGAGATTACGCCTGAATTTGTTCGCCAAGAAGTTGCGGCGGGACGTGCGATTATTCCCGCCAACATCAATCACAGTGAATTGGAACCGATGATTATTGGGCGTAACTTTTCTGTGAAGATTAACGGTAATTTGGGTAATTCGGCCGTGACATCGAGTTTGACTCAAGAAGTCGAAAAAATGGTTTGGTCTTTGCGTTGGGGGGCAGATACGATTATGGATTTGTCCACAGGAGCGAATATCCATGAAACGCGTGAATGGATTATTAGAAATGCACCTGTACCGATTGGAACCGTGCCTATTTATCAGGCATTAGAAAAGGTAGGGGGGATTGCTCAGGATTTAAGTTGGCCACTGTTTAGAGATACCTTGATCGAGCAAGCCGAGCAAGGAGTGGATTACTTTACGATTCATGCAGGCGTACGATTAGCGTATGTGCCGTTGACTGCAGATAGAGTGACTGGAATTGTTTCAAGAGGCGGCTCCATCATGGCAAAATGGTGTCTTTCTCATCACCAAGAGAATTTTTTATACACGCATTTTGATGAAATTTGTGAAATTATGAAAGCCTATGACGTGGCCTTTTCATTAGGTGATGGACTAAGACCGGGATGTATTGCTGATAGTAATGATGAGGCCCAGTTTGGTGAGTTATATACCTTGGGTGAACTGACGAAAAAAGCTTGGGAGCATGATGTTCAAGTGATGATTGAGGGGCCAGGACATGTGCCACTACAACGCGTCAAAGCGAATGTGGACAAAGAATTGGCACATTGTTATGAAGCTCCTTTTTATACCTTGGGGCCTTTGGTAACGGATATCGCACCAGCTTATGACCATATTACCAGTGCAATTGGTGCTACGAATATCGCTTGGTACGGTACAGCGATGTTGTGTTATGTGACCCCCAAAGAGCATTTGGGATTGCCTGATAAAGAGGATGTCAGAACAGGAATTATTACTTATAAAGTCGCTGCTCATGCGGCAGATTTGGCCAAAGCTTGGCCCGGATCTCAAATAAGAGATAATGCCTTATCTAAAGCACGTTTTGAGTTTCGTTGGCGAGATCAGTTTAATTTAAGTTTGGATCCTGAAAAGGCAGAAAGTTATCATGATGAGACCTTGCCTGCAGAGGGAGCGAAAATTGCTCATTTTTGCTCAATGTGTGGACCTAAATTTTGTTCGATGAAAATTACACAAGAAGTCAGAGATTATGCAAACCAACAAGCGGGTATGCAAGAAAAATCTGTTGAGTTTGTGAAAAAAGGGGCTAAGCTTTATCAATAA